Proteins from one Telopea speciosissima isolate NSW1024214 ecotype Mountain lineage chromosome 1, Tspe_v1, whole genome shotgun sequence genomic window:
- the LOC122644602 gene encoding protein FLX-like 1 isoform X2: MAGRNRLPHSLREVPYHGRPLPHPSLMEEPLPLHHRVPLSAGAGRPHPAIIEEHLVAQNREIQALLLDNQRLAATHVALKQDLVASQQELRHLSAAATNVKAGRDAEIREVYERSLKMESEIRSIDALNAELAQVRVDVQKLSAARHDLTAQLQAIDSDLARARADLQQAPAIKADIEYMRREIQRGRAAIEYEKKVHAENLEHGRAMEGNMASMAREAEKLRAELANAEKRARAAAAAGNPGPEFVGNYGNPDMGYGGSLYADPHGMHQVQGGVDAGPQYGSGAGIHGSYDIQRTHIHR, from the exons ATGGCCGGAAGAAATCGTCTCCCGCATAGTCTGCGAGAGGTGCCATATCACGGGAGACCCCTTCCCCATCCCTCCCTAATGGAAGAGCCCTTACCCCTCCACCATCGCGTCCCCTTATCCGCCGGTGCTGGTCGGCCCCACCCAGCGATCATCGAAGAACACCTCGTCGCTCAGAACCGCGAGATACAGGCCCTCCTCCTCGACAATCAACGGCTTGCGGCGACCCATGTCGCCCTCAAACAGGACCTCGTCGCCTCCCAGCAGGAGCTTCGCCACTTATCGGCGGCTGCTACCAACGTGAAGGCCGGGAGAGACGCCGAGATACGAGAAGTCTACGAGCGGTCCTTAAAGATGGAGTCGGAAATCCGATCAATTGATGCTCTTAATGCGGAGTTGGCTCAGGTCAGAGTTGATGTTCAGAAATTGAGTGCTGCTAGGCACGACCTCACTGCTCAGTTGCAGGCCATCGACAGTGACCTCGCACGAGCCCGTGCGGACTTGCAGCAGGCGCCCGCCATCAAGGCCGATATCGAATATATGCGTCGCGAGATACAAAGGGGAAG GGCTGCTATTGAGTACGAGAAGAAGGTGCATGCTGAAAATCTGGAACATGGTCGGGCGATGGAGGGaaatatggcttccatggctcGTGAAGCTGAGAAGTTACGCGCTGAGCTTGCAAACGCGGAGAAGAGAGCTCGTGCAGCTGCTGCTGCAGGGAACCCCG gTCCTGAATTTGTTGGAAATTATGGAAATCCCGACATGGGGTATGGAGGAAGTTTATATGCTGATCCTCATGGCATGCACCAG
- the LOC122644602 gene encoding protein FLX-like 1 isoform X1 produces MAGRNRLPHSLREVPYHGRPLPHPSLMEEPLPLHHRVPLSAGAGRPHPAIIEEHLVAQNREIQALLLDNQRLAATHVALKQDLVASQQELRHLSAAATNVKAGRDAEIREVYERSLKMESEIRSIDALNAELAQVRVDVQKLSAARHDLTAQLQAIDSDLARARADLQQAPAIKADIEYMRREIQRGRAAIEYEKKVHAENLEHGRAMEGNMASMAREAEKLRAELANAEKRARAAAAAGNPGPEFVGNYGNPDMGYGGSLYADPHGMHQNQVQGGVDAGPQYGSGAGIHGSYDIQRTHIHR; encoded by the exons ATGGCCGGAAGAAATCGTCTCCCGCATAGTCTGCGAGAGGTGCCATATCACGGGAGACCCCTTCCCCATCCCTCCCTAATGGAAGAGCCCTTACCCCTCCACCATCGCGTCCCCTTATCCGCCGGTGCTGGTCGGCCCCACCCAGCGATCATCGAAGAACACCTCGTCGCTCAGAACCGCGAGATACAGGCCCTCCTCCTCGACAATCAACGGCTTGCGGCGACCCATGTCGCCCTCAAACAGGACCTCGTCGCCTCCCAGCAGGAGCTTCGCCACTTATCGGCGGCTGCTACCAACGTGAAGGCCGGGAGAGACGCCGAGATACGAGAAGTCTACGAGCGGTCCTTAAAGATGGAGTCGGAAATCCGATCAATTGATGCTCTTAATGCGGAGTTGGCTCAGGTCAGAGTTGATGTTCAGAAATTGAGTGCTGCTAGGCACGACCTCACTGCTCAGTTGCAGGCCATCGACAGTGACCTCGCACGAGCCCGTGCGGACTTGCAGCAGGCGCCCGCCATCAAGGCCGATATCGAATATATGCGTCGCGAGATACAAAGGGGAAG GGCTGCTATTGAGTACGAGAAGAAGGTGCATGCTGAAAATCTGGAACATGGTCGGGCGATGGAGGGaaatatggcttccatggctcGTGAAGCTGAGAAGTTACGCGCTGAGCTTGCAAACGCGGAGAAGAGAGCTCGTGCAGCTGCTGCTGCAGGGAACCCCG gTCCTGAATTTGTTGGAAATTATGGAAATCCCGACATGGGGTATGGAGGAAGTTTATATGCTGATCCTCATGGCATGCACCAG AACCAG